AGATTCATCTTAAGAATCAATAGGATAAATGGAGGTGAACCCATCATCATAACACCCCTATCACAAAACAAAAtccccccactctctctctctcatcctcttcttcttcctaaaAGAGATGAAGATGAACCCAACATAAAACCCAACCACAACAACACCAAAaacccaatttttattttcatcaaaagaacccaaagagagaagagagaggagctcACATTAATGGAGAGGTATGCCCACATCTCCTTCCCTTTCCCCATCATCttctcctgcttcttcttcttcaccatcTTCTTCATCCATGGCCTTTTAGCTTCTTCCTCACAACTCAATCAAACCCAAGTGGAGATCATGAGAAACCTCTCCAAAACCCTCAACTCCTTAACAGGATCCAATTCTGAGTGGAACACCACAAACCCAGATCCCTGCTCGTGGGAGAGGGTCACTTGCTCTCCCCAATCCTCTCCAGATGCTGCAGTGACCCAGCTCTCCTTCTCAGGGCTTGGTCTCTCCACCACCAAAAACTCCTCCTTTTCCACCCTCCTTTTTGATCTCATCTGTGGCCTCAACACCCTGGAGCACCTGGACCTCTCCCTCAATTCCATCACCACCCTCCCCGAATCCTTCTTCGCCGACTGCGTCGGGCTCTCCGGATTGAAGTCCCTGAACCTCAGCTACAACGGGTTGGATGGAGCACTTGGTAACTTCTCAAACTTTGCGGGTTTGGAGACTCTGGATTTGTCCTTCAATCACTTGACAGGGCCTGTTCACAACCAATTCGATTCGCTGTCGCGGTTGAAAAGCTTGAATCTTAGCTCCAATCGCATGGTGGGCACAGTTCAGAGCTTGCTCGGCGGTGGTAAAGTTCTCACCTTGGAAGAGTTGGTTCTCTCCTCTAACAATTTCAGTGGAAACATACCCAATTCGGTCTCCGAGTACGCGAACCTCACTCTCCTGGATCTTAGCCAGAATAGCTTTAATGGGTCCCTTCCTAATGGCTTCGGAGAGTTTCCGAAGCTGGaaaccctcctcctctcctcaaACAACCTCGTCGGGGATATCCCGGCGAGCTTATCCGGTATCGCGACGCTCTCGCGCTTCGCGGCCAATGAGAACAAGTTCTCCGGGACAATCCCCGGCGGGCTCACAAAGTACATGAGGATTTTGGACCTCAGTTACAATCAATTAGGCGGGGAAATCCCTTCCGACCTCCTATCGCCGCCTAGTTTGGAGTCGGTCGATCTCACCGGTAATCATCTTGAAGGGGCCATCCCCGCAAACTTGTCGCAAGGGCTTTATCGTCTTCGACTTGGCGGGAATTTGCTCAATGGAACAATTCCGGAGGCGATTGGGCTACTCTCGGGCTTGAAATACTTAGAATTGGAAGGTAACAAGTTGGATTCGGGTATCCCTTCTCAAATCGGCGATTGCGAGAATCTCACACTGTTGAATCTCGCTGACAATCGTTTGCGGGGAGGGATTCCAAAAGAGTTGGGTAATCTTCGGCAATTAGTGGAGTTGGAGCTCCAGATGAACAATCTTAGTGGAGGGATACCTAATGAGATTTTCCAGCTTTCTAGCCTGAGCACGCTAAATCTCAGCCGAAATTCTTTCTCCGGGGAGATATCGTCGGCGATTTCCGGCTTGAAAAAGCTTACGAATTTGGATTTGAACGACAACATGTTCTTTGGATCGATACCCAGCTCGATTAACAACTTGAATAATTTGATCGAGCTTCAATTGGGGAACAACAACTTGAGTGGGACAGTTCCGCCCATGCCGAGTAGCTTAACGATCGCTCTAAACCTAAGCAGCAACCTCTTCGGAGGGTCGATACCTTCGTATCTCGGCTCTTTGTCCGAATTGGAAGTTCTCGATCTCTCCCACAATAATTTTTCCGGCGAAGTCCCAAACTCTCTCACTAAGCTGCAATCTTTAACGCTTTTGGTGCTCTCTTATAATCGACTCTCCGGGGTCCTTCCTCAGTTCCCTCCTTACGTGAATGTCATTACAAATGGAAATGTGGACCTTATAGGAACCAATGATGGAACCGGCACTGTCACAAAGAAGAAGAGATCGAGTCTTATGAtcatcatactcgctataattGGTGCTTTTCTTGGTTTGGGCTTAATTGCGGCGGTACTTCTATATGTGTTTTCTAAGAGATTTTATCGGGTGGAAGATGAAGGTATC
This DNA window, taken from Ananas comosus cultivar F153 linkage group 21, ASM154086v1, whole genome shotgun sequence, encodes the following:
- the LOC109726525 gene encoding LRR receptor-like serine/threonine-protein kinase GSO1; the encoded protein is MERYAHISFPFPIIFSCFFFFTIFFIHGLLASSSQLNQTQVEIMRNLSKTLNSLTGSNSEWNTTNPDPCSWERVTCSPQSSPDAAVTQLSFSGLGLSTTKNSSFSTLLFDLICGLNTLEHLDLSLNSITTLPESFFADCVGLSGLKSLNLSYNGLDGALGNFSNFAGLETLDLSFNHLTGPVHNQFDSLSRLKSLNLSSNRMVGTVQSLLGGGKVLTLEELVLSSNNFSGNIPNSVSEYANLTLLDLSQNSFNGSLPNGFGEFPKLETLLLSSNNLVGDIPASLSGIATLSRFAANENKFSGTIPGGLTKYMRILDLSYNQLGGEIPSDLLSPPSLESVDLTGNHLEGAIPANLSQGLYRLRLGGNLLNGTIPEAIGLLSGLKYLELEGNKLDSGIPSQIGDCENLTLLNLADNRLRGGIPKELGNLRQLVELELQMNNLSGGIPNEIFQLSSLSTLNLSRNSFSGEISSAISGLKKLTNLDLNDNMFFGSIPSSINNLNNLIELQLGNNNLSGTVPPMPSSLTIALNLSSNLFGGSIPSYLGSLSELEVLDLSHNNFSGEVPNSLTKLQSLTLLVLSYNRLSGVLPQFPPYVNVITNGNVDLIGTNDGTGTVTKKKRSSLMIIILAIIGAFLGLGLIAAVLLYVFSKRFYRVEDEGIEISENPPQIVDGCFVTSNSIHRSAIDFSKAMEAVSDPRNVTLKTRFCTYYKAAMPNGTSYSVKKLNWSDKSVPSGTHEKFGQELESLGRLSSSNVMVPLAYVLTEDSAYLFYENAHEGTLFEFLHRSKENILDWSSRYSIALGVAQGLTFLHGCAQPVLLLDLSTLTIHLKSTTEPQVGDIELCKVIDPSKSTGSLSTVAGSVGYIPPEYAYTMRLTMSGNVYSFGVILLELLTGKPPVSEGVELAKWALSYSTRRDQREQILDPRVSKASLGVRSQMLSVLKVALACVNLSPEARPKMRHVLSMLFNAK